From the genome of Bacteroidota bacterium:
GCATTAAAGACACCATCCAGTGAGGCGACCTTTTGCAAGATTGAATCCGGAATTGGTGTATCAACATTTACTACAGTCAGTGCCCGTTCACCTATTCCAGAACGTCCCAGTGATAATCCTGCAATATTGATATTCGCTTCAGCAAGAATTGCTCCGACCTTGGCCAGCATGCCTGGTCTATCGATATTCGTATAATAGAGGAATGTACCGTCAGGTGTTCCTTCGATAGAATATTTGTCGAGCCGGACAAATTTTAAAATCTTGCCACCGAATACTGTGCCGGCAAACGAACGTTGTTCCGATTCCGTTTTATAACCGATTGTCAACAAGTTTGCATAATCTTCTGCGTCCGTAATCTTCTTTTCGCTGATGCGAACACCCATGGATTGTGCGAGAACCGGTGCGTTGATATAATTGACCGGCTGGCTCATCAATTTTGAAAAGAGTCCTCGTAACACTCCCGCTTTGATCAGTTCGGAATGTTTGTGAAGCAATTCCCCGCTCAGCTCGATCGATAATTCTTTTAATTGACCCTTCATGACCTGGGCCTGCAATGAACCAAGTTTTTCAGCAAGTAACAGATATGGTTTAATTTCGTTTGGCATGCCCGCTTGCAATGCTGCGGCATTTACAGCTCCAACAATACCGCGGTCTTTCAGCGCATCAGCAATCTGTTCAGCAATCTGTATGGCGACTTTCTCTTGTGCTTCTTCCGTTGATGCACCAAGATGAGGTGTTGCAACAACTTTTGGATGCTTTGCAAGTGTGAAATCTTTCGGAGGTTCTTCAACAAAGACATCAAGCGCGGCGCCGGCAACATGCCCGTTGTCAAGTGCTTTCAGTAACGCTGCTTCATCAATGATTCCGCCGCGGGCACAATTGATGAGACGAACACCTTTCTTACATTTTGCAATGGTTTGTTCATTCAGCAATCCACGAGTTTCATCGCTCAACGGAGTGTGTACTGTAATGAAATCTGATCGTCGATAGATTTCGTCGAGAGAGACAAGTTCAACATTCATCTTCAACGAAACATCAGCACTCAACACCGGATCATAACCGATTGTTGTCATTCCAAATGCTTGAGCACGGGTAGCAACTTCACGCCCGATCTTTCCCATCCCGACAATTCCTAGTGTTTTTCCGTGGAGTTCTGTTCCCATGAATTTTTTTCGGTCCCAACGGCCCGCAACCAAACTCGCATGCGCATTCGGAATGTTTCGCGCTACTGCCATCAGCATCGAAAACGTATGTTCGGCAGTGGAAAGTGTATTTCCACCAGGTGTGTTCATCACAATAATACCTTTACGCGATGCCGCAACAGAATCAATATTATCTACTCCGGCACCGGCACGGCCGATCACTTTCATTGATGTTGCCTTCTCTATTATATCCGCTGTTACTTTTGTCCCACTTCGAACAATCAGTGCTGCGTAATCATGGATAATCGCCTTAATCTCATCAGCAGGCAGACCGGGCTTCAAATCTACTTGAAAACCTTCACGGGTGAGGATGTCGACACAACTTTGTTCAATTGGATCTGTAATGAGTATTTTCATATTGTCTGTAAAAATAATTTCCCCAACGGTGAGGTTGGGGAATAAGTGATAAGGTAACTTCTAGTTTGTTATGCCGTCATTAACGAGTTCAATGTTGCTTTTACACCGGCACCCATATCAAATTTATGGCCGCATTCTTTTAAAGTCATTTCCAATGCACCAATCATCGTAATCATGTCCAGTTCATCATAATAGCCAAGATGAGAAACGCGGAAGATTTTTCCAGTAAAATCATCTTGTCCGCCGGCAATGGTAATTCCATACTTTCCTTTAAGAATCTTATTAAACTGTTTCCATTCTACTCCCTCAGGAACCCATACCGGAGTAACAGCAAACGACGGAAAATCGGAAAACAATTTCAGTCCGGCACCGACAACACCTGCGCGGATAGCATTTGCTAAACGTTTATGACGTGCCCAGACATTTTCAATTCCCTCTTCGCGAATTTTTTGTAAAGCAGCATCAACG
Proteins encoded in this window:
- the serA gene encoding phosphoglycerate dehydrogenase; protein product: MKILITDPIEQSCVDILTREGFQVDLKPGLPADEIKAIIHDYAALIVRSGTKVTADIIEKATSMKVIGRAGAGVDNIDSVAASRKGIIVMNTPGGNTLSTAEHTFSMLMAVARNIPNAHASLVAGRWDRKKFMGTELHGKTLGIVGMGKIGREVATRAQAFGMTTIGYDPVLSADVSLKMNVELVSLDEIYRRSDFITVHTPLSDETRGLLNEQTIAKCKKGVRLINCARGGIIDEAALLKALDNGHVAGAALDVFVEEPPKDFTLAKHPKVVATPHLGASTEEAQEKVAIQIAEQIADALKDRGIVGAVNAAALQAGMPNEIKPYLLLAEKLGSLQAQVMKGQLKELSIELSGELLHKHSELIKAGVLRGLFSKLMSQPVNYINAPVLAQSMGVRISEKKITDAEDYANLLTIGYKTESEQRSFAGTVFGGKILKFVRLDKYSIEGTPDGTFLYYTNIDRPGMLAKVGAILAEANINIAGLSLGRSGIGERALTVVNVDTPIPDSILQKVASLDGVFNAKVVIL